The following coding sequences are from one Brooklawnia cerclae window:
- a CDS encoding bifunctional nuclease family protein — MVELDVMGVRVEVPSNAPVLLLKEAGGRRYLSIWIGAPEASAIVNALEGVVPARPMTHDLIAEILSELGATEMEGRITAMDDGTFYAELVVDGHTISARPSDVVAVALRSGFKITCAPELLDEVGVELFEPAEDEVEKFREFLDTITPDDFEH, encoded by the coding sequence ATGGTCGAACTCGATGTGATGGGTGTGCGGGTGGAGGTGCCCTCGAACGCCCCGGTGCTGCTGCTCAAGGAGGCCGGCGGCCGCCGCTACCTCTCGATCTGGATCGGTGCCCCCGAGGCGTCCGCGATAGTCAACGCGCTCGAAGGCGTCGTCCCGGCCCGGCCGATGACTCACGATCTGATCGCCGAGATCCTCAGCGAACTCGGGGCGACCGAGATGGAGGGCCGTATCACCGCGATGGACGACGGCACCTTCTACGCAGAACTCGTGGTGGACGGTCACACCATCAGCGCGAGGCCTTCGGATGTGGTGGCGGTCGCGCTGCGTTCGGGGTTCAAGATCACCTGTGCCCCCGAGTTGCTGGATGAAGTGGGGGTTGAGCTTTTCGAGCCCGCGGAGGACGAGGTGGAGAAGTTCCGTGAGTTCCTCGACACCATCACCCCGGACGACTTCGAACACTGA
- a CDS encoding MerR family transcriptional regulator: MPPAARRSIGQVLPLLKNEFPDISISKIRFLESEGLVAPERAPSGYRRYSEGDIERLRYILRMQRDHYLPLKVIRDNLSLMDRGLEPPTIETPASAAPSAPPLAGPIPVVDPPESSHSRAQRRPMKLTRRELLQVSGLSEATLIEMERQQMVLPRRGSIYYGREALTLCVVARRLQAYGMDTRHLRAIKQAAEREAGLVEQGVQPHLARGQNPAQTLHEVSQLVMHAHAAMMYTLLER, encoded by the coding sequence ATGCCGCCGGCGGCCAGGCGAAGCATCGGTCAGGTGCTTCCGCTGCTGAAAAACGAGTTCCCGGACATCTCGATCTCGAAGATCAGGTTCCTGGAAAGCGAGGGTCTGGTCGCGCCCGAGCGCGCCCCGTCCGGGTATCGCCGCTACTCAGAGGGAGACATCGAGCGGTTGCGGTACATCCTGCGAATGCAACGTGACCACTACCTGCCCCTGAAGGTCATCCGCGACAACCTGAGCCTGATGGATCGGGGGCTCGAGCCGCCGACGATCGAGACCCCGGCGTCGGCCGCGCCGAGTGCCCCGCCACTCGCAGGCCCGATTCCGGTGGTGGATCCCCCGGAGTCCTCGCACTCGCGCGCGCAGCGGCGTCCCATGAAGCTGACCCGCCGGGAGCTCCTGCAGGTCAGCGGCCTGTCGGAGGCGACCCTGATCGAGATGGAACGTCAGCAGATGGTGCTTCCCCGCCGTGGGTCGATCTACTACGGACGCGAGGCTCTCACCTTGTGCGTGGTCGCCCGCAGGCTGCAGGCGTACGGCATGGACACCCGCCATCTGCGGGCGATCAAGCAGGCAGCCGAGCGCGAGGCCGGCCTCGTGGAGCAGGGCGTGCAGCCCCATCTGGCCCGAGGCCAGAACCCCGCCCAGACGTTGCACGAGGTGAGCCAACTGGTCATGCACGCGCACGCGGCGATGATGTACACGCTGCTCGAGCGCTGA
- a CDS encoding FHA domain-containing protein — MVDCGKCGHPNPEGSNFCSRCGSPLAPTASVTETTRVIIMPEEDPRTLEISAEDADALSALPAGNALLIVTRGPDVGARYLLDQDLVTAGRSPKSDIFLDDITVSRHHAEFHMRDGQVTLVDKGSLNGTYVNRTLVDQSAVLRPGDEVQIGKFRMLFFVSEHGLR, encoded by the coding sequence ATGGTCGATTGCGGCAAGTGCGGTCATCCCAACCCGGAGGGGAGCAATTTCTGCTCCCGATGTGGCAGCCCCCTGGCCCCGACCGCATCCGTGACGGAGACCACTCGGGTGATCATCATGCCCGAGGAGGATCCCCGGACCCTCGAGATCAGTGCGGAGGACGCCGACGCGCTGAGCGCGCTCCCGGCCGGCAACGCCCTGCTCATCGTGACGCGTGGGCCCGATGTCGGGGCTCGCTACCTGCTCGATCAGGACCTCGTCACGGCTGGACGCAGCCCGAAATCGGACATCTTTCTGGACGACATCACGGTGTCGCGCCACCACGCTGAATTCCACATGCGAGACGGGCAGGTGACATTGGTGGACAAGGGAAGCCTCAACGGCACATACGTCAACCGGACGCTCGTCGACCAATCTGCGGTGCTCCGTCCCGGAGACGAGGTGCAGATCGGCAAGTTCCGCATGTTGTTCTTCGTGAGCGAGCACGGGCTGCGCTAA
- the gcvH gene encoding glycine cleavage system protein GcvH produces the protein MVDLPEDLLFSTEHEWVRKAGGDVVRVGVTAYATAELGDIVYVSLPTVGTSVVAGDACGELESTKSVADVYSPISGVVTSVNEALGDEPETIGADPYGEGWLFDIELSAPDELTDLLDRTAYGALIGE, from the coding sequence ATGGTGGACCTGCCCGAGGATCTACTGTTCAGCACCGAGCACGAGTGGGTGCGCAAGGCCGGCGGGGATGTCGTCCGCGTCGGGGTGACCGCCTACGCGACGGCAGAGCTCGGAGACATCGTGTACGTCTCGCTGCCGACCGTCGGCACCTCGGTGGTGGCAGGCGATGCCTGCGGCGAGCTGGAGTCGACGAAGTCGGTGGCCGATGTCTATTCCCCGATCTCGGGGGTGGTGACCTCGGTGAACGAGGCACTGGGCGACGAGCCCGAGACGATCGGGGCCGATCCTTACGGTGAGGGGTGGCTGTTCGACATCGAGCTGTCGGCGCCGGACGAGCTGACCGATCTCCTCGACCGCACGGCATACGGCGCGCTCATCGGCGAGTGA
- a CDS encoding DUF881 domain-containing protein, whose translation MPEQEPKEPEPTETAPGNPEPKATAPEVTALTEPEPEEPEPETPTPKEPEPETPTPQEPEPETKARHSVASALLRFARPTLGQGAIAVALALVAMAIVVQVQSGSTTDRYSAMRRDDLVQLLDNLTQEQERLEAEVNELQRTRDALQSGADAQKVAEQEAQRRADGLAILAGTAPASGPGVRIVVSAPSGRISADLLLDAVQELRDAGAEVIEINDSIRLVAQSWVGEDSSGGLVIDDEPVSLPIVIDAIGDSHSLAEGMRFRGGLVSQVEGQKVGGSVSIDELDAVTITSLYDAPTPEYARPA comes from the coding sequence ATGCCTGAGCAGGAGCCCAAGGAACCGGAACCCACGGAGACGGCGCCCGGGAACCCGGAACCCAAGGCGACGGCCCCCGAGGTGACCGCGCTCACGGAACCGGAGCCCGAAGAACCCGAACCCGAAACACCGACGCCCAAGGAACCTGAGCCCGAAACACCGACTCCCCAGGAACCTGAGCCCGAGACGAAGGCTCGGCACTCGGTCGCCTCGGCGCTCCTGCGCTTCGCCAGGCCCACCCTCGGCCAGGGCGCCATCGCCGTCGCCCTGGCCCTGGTGGCCATGGCCATCGTGGTCCAGGTGCAGTCGGGCAGCACGACCGACCGGTACTCGGCCATGCGGCGCGACGACCTCGTCCAGCTTCTCGACAACCTGACCCAGGAGCAGGAACGACTCGAGGCCGAGGTCAACGAACTGCAGCGCACCCGCGACGCGCTGCAATCGGGAGCCGATGCGCAGAAGGTCGCCGAGCAGGAGGCCCAGCGCCGGGCCGACGGGCTGGCGATCCTCGCGGGCACCGCACCCGCCAGCGGTCCCGGCGTGCGTATCGTCGTGTCGGCGCCGTCGGGACGCATCAGCGCCGACCTGCTGCTCGATGCCGTCCAGGAACTGCGGGACGCCGGTGCCGAGGTGATCGAGATCAACGACTCGATCCGGCTCGTGGCGCAGAGCTGGGTGGGGGAGGACTCGTCCGGTGGGCTGGTGATCGACGACGAGCCGGTGAGCCTCCCGATCGTCATCGACGCCATCGGCGACTCACATTCGCTGGCCGAGGGTATGCGATTCCGGGGCGGCCTGGTGAGCCAGGTCGAGGGGCAGAAGGTCGGTGGCTCGGTGTCGATCGACGAGTTGGACGCGGTCACCATCACCAGCCTTTACGACGCCCCCACCCCCGAGTACGCGCGACCGGCGTAG
- a CDS encoding small basic family protein: MLAIFGVVLGVVLALVLKPEMPLWLQPYLPIMIVAALDALLGAWRAALEGTFSDRVFAVSFVSNVAIAALIVGLGDAIGVGSQLSTAVLVVLGIRIFTNAAGIRRKVLHA; encoded by the coding sequence ATGCTGGCCATATTCGGGGTGGTGCTCGGGGTCGTGCTGGCCCTGGTGCTCAAGCCCGAGATGCCGCTGTGGCTCCAGCCCTACCTGCCCATCATGATCGTGGCCGCACTGGACGCCCTGCTGGGCGCCTGGCGTGCGGCCCTGGAGGGCACCTTCTCCGACCGTGTCTTCGCCGTGTCGTTCGTCTCCAACGTGGCGATCGCGGCTCTCATCGTCGGGCTGGGCGATGCCATCGGCGTGGGCTCGCAGCTGTCGACCGCCGTCCTGGTCGTGCTCGGGATCCGCATCTTCACCAACGCGGCAGGCATCCGGCGCAAGGTGCTCCATGCCTGA
- a CDS encoding DUF881 domain-containing protein, whose amino-acid sequence MSAPTQGHRPVDESMELLNTLLRETVDPEYGEVAAREPRSRSRRPWLVVIVGAVAGLMFATSGLGSGTQTPSAAAERADLIEQVDAAEQRNEDLRAQAEELQSEVNAVEAEHLGTASPDDVTTDVWSGGVAVSGPGVVITINDNPNDANGIIVDQDVRQVVNGLWLAGAEAIAINGHRLSARTAIRQAGSAVTVDYRSMTTPYRFEAIGSPGDLSSAFASNSGGAWLTFLKQNYGVTWSLEQKGELELSADAGLDVDRAGVP is encoded by the coding sequence ATGTCGGCGCCGACGCAGGGCCACAGGCCCGTCGACGAGTCCATGGAACTGCTCAACACGCTCCTTCGGGAGACCGTCGATCCCGAATACGGCGAGGTCGCCGCTCGCGAGCCGCGTTCGCGGTCACGGCGTCCATGGCTCGTCGTGATCGTGGGAGCCGTGGCCGGGCTGATGTTCGCCACGTCGGGCCTGGGCAGTGGCACCCAGACGCCGAGCGCCGCCGCGGAGCGCGCCGACCTCATCGAGCAGGTCGACGCCGCCGAGCAGCGCAACGAGGACCTGCGTGCGCAGGCGGAGGAACTCCAGAGCGAGGTCAATGCCGTCGAGGCCGAGCACCTCGGCACGGCGTCACCGGACGACGTCACCACCGACGTCTGGTCGGGCGGTGTCGCTGTCAGCGGGCCGGGAGTGGTCATCACGATCAACGACAATCCGAACGACGCGAACGGCATCATCGTCGACCAGGACGTCCGCCAGGTGGTCAACGGGCTCTGGCTGGCAGGAGCCGAGGCAATCGCGATCAACGGACACCGCCTGAGCGCCCGAACCGCCATCCGGCAAGCCGGTTCGGCGGTCACTGTCGACTATCGGTCGATGACGACGCCTTACCGGTTCGAGGCCATCGGCTCGCCGGGCGACCTGTCCAGCGCCTTCGCTTCGAACTCGGGGGGTGCGTGGCTCACATTCCTGAAGCAGAATTACGGCGTCACGTGGTCACTTGAGCAAAAGGGCGAGTTGGAGCTTTCCGCAGATGCCGGTCTGGACGTCGATAGGGCAGGAGTACCGTGA
- a CDS encoding CDP-alcohol phosphatidyltransferase family protein has protein sequence MTPEHQVDTHRVWTVPNVLSFLRLIGVPFFFVLIMQYRDFAAIIFLAIASFTDLIDGRIARRFHQISELGEMLDPAADRLYILATVLGLAVRGIIPWWLLALLVGRDLMILLLVPALRSRGYTSLPVNFIGKAATFCLLYALPLVLLGAGPWVFSLPAKVLGWAMGIWGTFLYWWAGFLYVKQTRQILAAQPALRKGPA, from the coding sequence CTGACACCGGAGCACCAGGTCGACACCCATCGGGTGTGGACGGTGCCGAACGTGCTGTCGTTCCTGCGGCTCATCGGCGTCCCGTTCTTCTTCGTGCTGATCATGCAGTACCGCGACTTCGCCGCGATCATCTTCCTCGCGATCGCCAGCTTCACCGATCTCATCGACGGACGGATCGCCCGGCGCTTCCACCAGATCTCCGAGCTGGGCGAGATGCTGGATCCCGCCGCCGACCGCCTCTACATCCTCGCCACGGTGCTCGGCCTGGCCGTGCGCGGCATCATCCCCTGGTGGCTGCTGGCCCTCCTCGTCGGCCGTGACCTGATGATCCTGCTGCTCGTGCCGGCCCTGCGGTCACGCGGCTATACGAGCCTGCCGGTCAACTTCATCGGGAAGGCGGCGACGTTCTGCCTGCTGTACGCCCTGCCGCTGGTGCTCCTCGGCGCCGGCCCGTGGGTGTTCTCCCTGCCGGCCAAGGTCCTGGGCTGGGCGATGGGCATCTGGGGCACGTTCCTGTACTGGTGGGCGGGTTTCCTGTACGTGAAGCAGACCCGCCAGATTCTTGCCGCCCAGCCGGCGCTGAGGAAGGGACCGGCCTGA
- a CDS encoding glycosyltransferase family 4 protein, translating to MRVGLVCPYSFHRPGGVQNHVLGLAGWLKSQGHQVSILAPGTPPPGMLAEYGLVRHEFTTGGRAVPLKTNGSVARINFGPGPARRAKHWLDAGDFDVVHIHEPITPTLSLLTLWLTDRPVTATFHTARPVIKGLKRINDMMPRVVRRLDAAIAVSSVAAKVAKAHTGVVPVVIGNGLAIGDYELTPTTGTWRGGEHPRITFIGRYEEPRKGFQVLTAALPLVRTAYPDVEVIVVGHGDEMSVEGVEFVGGVSDQERNRWLGVSDVYVAPQTGRESFGIVLIEALACGAPVVASRLPAFLEVLSDDEGICGQTFRTGNSQAMARAIVASLREPRDLRLQRGWRLAASYDWSVIGPQVMAMYELAAENRFQAVDRPKGRPHRRIT from the coding sequence ATGCGGGTCGGACTGGTCTGTCCTTACTCGTTCCATCGCCCCGGGGGCGTGCAGAACCACGTCCTCGGGCTGGCGGGATGGCTGAAGTCCCAGGGACACCAGGTCTCGATCCTCGCTCCGGGCACACCCCCGCCCGGGATGCTGGCGGAGTACGGGCTCGTCCGCCACGAGTTCACCACCGGTGGCCGAGCGGTTCCCCTGAAGACCAACGGATCGGTGGCGCGCATCAACTTCGGCCCGGGTCCGGCCCGCAGGGCCAAACACTGGCTGGACGCCGGGGACTTCGACGTGGTGCACATCCACGAGCCGATCACCCCCACGCTGTCGCTGCTCACCCTGTGGCTGACCGATCGTCCCGTGACAGCCACGTTCCACACGGCGCGTCCCGTCATCAAGGGGCTGAAGCGGATCAACGACATGATGCCGAGAGTCGTCCGCCGCCTCGACGCGGCGATCGCGGTCTCGTCGGTGGCCGCGAAGGTGGCCAAGGCACACACGGGCGTCGTGCCGGTGGTCATCGGCAACGGCTTGGCGATCGGTGACTACGAGCTGACGCCGACGACGGGCACCTGGCGTGGCGGCGAGCATCCACGCATCACCTTCATCGGGCGGTACGAGGAGCCCCGCAAGGGCTTCCAGGTGCTCACGGCCGCGCTGCCGCTCGTCCGCACCGCCTACCCCGACGTCGAGGTGATCGTCGTCGGTCACGGGGACGAGATGTCGGTCGAGGGGGTCGAGTTCGTCGGCGGTGTCAGCGACCAGGAACGCAACCGCTGGCTGGGGGTCAGCGACGTCTATGTGGCCCCGCAGACCGGTCGTGAGAGCTTCGGCATCGTACTCATCGAGGCGCTGGCCTGCGGAGCGCCCGTGGTGGCCTCGCGGCTGCCGGCGTTCCTCGAAGTGCTGTCGGACGACGAGGGCATCTGTGGCCAGACCTTCCGCACCGGCAACTCCCAGGCGATGGCCAGGGCCATCGTCGCCAGCCTCCGCGAGCCTCGCGACCTGCGGCTGCAGCGCGGCTGGCGGCTCGCGGCCAGCTACGACTGGTCGGTGATCGGCCCGCAGGTGATGGCCATGTACGAGTTGGCCGCCGAAAACCGTTTCCAGGCGGTCGACCGGCCGAAGGGCCGCCCTCACCGTCGCATCACATAG
- a CDS encoding phosphatidylinositol mannoside acyltransferase (Acylates the intermediate (KDO)2-lipid IVA to form (KDO)2-(lauroyl)-lipid IVA), translating to MSQHAARAKLRALQIAAHIPPVIWHPVGWVVCVVVAVTRPRPLRQWELNATIATGRAPGFSGRLAAQWSWLRNTVGSLQLGTWSERRIVGAVTIDEQRFDELRELAAGRGLVLALPHMGSWDHAGAFACLSGLPVTSVAEKLPAGQFEYFSRMRARLGMNIHPFDQRGVVGLLADDVRNGRAICLVADRDFGKRGIAVTWPTPQGGRELTLPAGPMLVAQQTGAALVPASCRFEGRRMDVRIGETIDVAPGRQGLHDAAQRLAEEFARAVSDKPTDWHMMQRFFPGERA from the coding sequence ATGAGTCAGCACGCCGCCCGGGCGAAACTGCGCGCGCTGCAGATCGCCGCGCACATCCCGCCGGTGATCTGGCACCCTGTCGGGTGGGTCGTCTGTGTGGTCGTGGCGGTGACACGCCCGCGTCCCCTGCGGCAGTGGGAACTGAACGCGACGATCGCCACCGGCCGGGCACCGGGCTTTTCCGGCCGGCTGGCGGCCCAGTGGTCGTGGCTGCGCAACACCGTGGGATCACTGCAACTCGGCACCTGGAGCGAGCGCAGGATCGTCGGTGCCGTGACCATCGACGAGCAGCGCTTCGACGAGTTGCGCGAGCTGGCCGCGGGCCGGGGGCTCGTCCTGGCCCTGCCGCACATGGGCAGCTGGGACCACGCCGGGGCCTTCGCGTGCCTCAGTGGCCTGCCCGTCACGTCGGTCGCCGAGAAACTGCCCGCCGGGCAGTTCGAGTACTTCAGCCGCATGCGCGCACGCCTGGGCATGAACATCCATCCGTTCGACCAGCGCGGAGTCGTGGGTCTTCTGGCGGACGACGTGCGAAACGGCAGGGCGATCTGCCTGGTCGCCGATCGTGACTTCGGCAAACGTGGGATAGCGGTGACCTGGCCCACCCCGCAGGGCGGACGCGAACTCACTCTGCCCGCAGGGCCGATGCTGGTGGCCCAGCAGACCGGGGCGGCCCTCGTCCCCGCCTCGTGCCGGTTCGAGGGACGCCGCATGGACGTACGGATAGGCGAGACGATCGACGTCGCACCGGGCAGACAGGGTCTTCACGATGCGGCTCAGCGACTCGCTGAGGAGTTCGCTCGCGCTGTGAGCGACAAGCCGACAGACTGGCACATGATGCAGAGGTTCTTTCCCGGGGAACGCGCCTGA
- the pgsA gene encoding phosphatidylinositol phosphate synthase has translation MLEKLRSRWTRVILPPARGLLRLGISPDVVTWVGTVATVAIALICFPRGWLWQGVAALVVFIFSDSLDGTMARESGRSSRWGAFLDSTLDRIADGAIFGGLALYFAGPGDSVPWAAAGIGALVFGQVTSYTKARGESLGIAVNGGLAGRADRLLLGLLGALLTGLLGLDWILAAVLIVLCVAGAFTVGQRMVIVQRGIRAADEDI, from the coding sequence ATGCTTGAGAAACTGAGATCGCGCTGGACCCGGGTGATCCTGCCCCCGGCGAGGGGCCTGTTGCGCCTCGGCATCAGCCCGGACGTCGTCACCTGGGTGGGAACCGTCGCCACCGTGGCGATCGCACTGATCTGCTTCCCGCGCGGCTGGCTGTGGCAGGGGGTGGCCGCTCTGGTGGTGTTCATCTTCTCCGACTCGCTCGACGGGACGATGGCCCGCGAATCGGGCCGTAGCTCGCGGTGGGGCGCCTTCCTCGACAGCACCCTCGACCGCATCGCCGACGGGGCCATCTTCGGGGGACTGGCCCTCTACTTCGCCGGGCCCGGCGACTCCGTGCCGTGGGCGGCCGCCGGGATCGGTGCGCTGGTCTTCGGGCAGGTCACCTCGTACACCAAGGCGCGCGGGGAGTCGCTGGGGATCGCGGTGAACGGCGGGCTGGCCGGCCGTGCCGACCGGCTCCTCCTCGGCCTGCTCGGTGCGCTGCTCACCGGCCTGCTCGGGCTCGACTGGATACTGGCGGCCGTCCTGATCGTCCTGTGCGTGGCGGGCGCGTTCACCGTCGGTCAGCGCATGGTCATCGTCCAGCGCGGTATCCGCGCCGCGGACGAGGACATCTGA
- a CDS encoding HIT family protein, which yields MSEPTGPVGETEPQVVDPLDQPGVPDALQRLWTPYRMVYIGGADKPKDASEAECPFCRAPKRPDEESLIVHRGALAYVICNLYPYNPGHLLVCTYRHVSDYVDLTTAETAEVAELTRRAIRVIQHVSAPAGFNLGMNQGTVAGAGIAAHLHQHIVPRWQGDSNFLPVVGRTKAVPQFLADTRGLFADAWVDLYGAVPDDSPLDADPTPFRPDGEDA from the coding sequence ATGAGCGAGCCCACCGGCCCCGTCGGCGAAACCGAACCCCAGGTGGTGGATCCCCTCGATCAGCCGGGCGTCCCGGACGCCCTCCAGCGATTGTGGACTCCCTACCGGATGGTCTACATCGGCGGTGCCGACAAGCCGAAGGACGCCAGTGAGGCCGAGTGTCCCTTCTGCCGGGCGCCGAAACGCCCGGACGAGGAGTCGCTCATCGTCCATCGGGGAGCCCTCGCCTATGTCATCTGCAACCTGTACCCGTACAACCCCGGGCATCTGCTGGTGTGCACGTACCGTCACGTGTCGGACTACGTCGACCTCACGACCGCTGAGACAGCCGAGGTGGCGGAACTGACGCGGCGGGCCATCCGGGTCATCCAGCACGTGTCGGCCCCGGCGGGCTTCAACCTGGGCATGAACCAGGGCACGGTCGCGGGGGCGGGCATCGCCGCGCACCTGCACCAGCACATCGTCCCCCGCTGGCAGGGGGATTCGAACTTCCTGCCGGTGGTCGGGCGGACGAAGGCCGTCCCGCAGTTCCTCGCGGACACCCGCGGTCTGTTCGCCGACGCCTGGGTCGACCTCTACGGGGCCGTCCCGGACGATTCCCCGCTCGACGCGGATCCAACGCCCTTCCGTCCGGATGGTGAGGATGCTTGA
- the thrS gene encoding threonine--tRNA ligase: MSLNVFITRNGTGEPEAVETGTTGLDLFGSDHSIVAMALNGTTVDLATPLSEGDEVRPVLIDSDEGLSIVRHSAAHVTAQALQQVFPEAKLGIGPPITDGFYYDFNVDPLTPDDLKTIEKKMQAIIKERQRFVRRIVTEQEALAEEAAEPYKLELIADKGGASAADGSSVEVGGAELTMYDNVRRDGSVAWKDLCRGPHVPHTGYINAVALTKTSAAYWRGDQHNDMLQRVYGTAWPTRDELKAYQTRMEEAAKRDHRKLGAELDLFSFPDEIGSGLVVFHPKGGIIRMEMEEYSRRRHVEAGYSFVNTPHITKKQLFETSRHLEWYADGMYPPMRLDEERDEQGHITRQGQDYYLKPMNCPMHNLIYRSRGRSYRDLPLRLFEFGSVYRYEKSGVVHGLTRARGFTQDDAHIYTTREQMKDELARLLTFVLDLLRDYGLDEFYLELSTRDPNKSVGDEATWEEATRTLEEVATASGLDLVPDPGGAAFYGPKISVQAKDAIGRTWQLSTIQLDFFEPELFELEYTASDGSRQRPVMIHRALFGSIERFFGVLVEHYAGAFPVWLSPVQVVGIPVAAAFNDYLRSVLDKLAARGVRVELDASDDRMQKKIRTAQKQKVPFMLIAGGDDEQAGAVSFRFRDGTQRNGVPVDEAVAFVADWVASRRNDDPSAVDDSRAVE; encoded by the coding sequence GTGTCCCTCAATGTCTTCATCACCCGAAACGGCACAGGCGAACCCGAGGCGGTGGAGACGGGCACTACCGGGCTCGACCTTTTCGGCTCCGACCACTCGATCGTGGCCATGGCGCTCAACGGGACGACGGTCGACCTCGCGACACCGCTGAGCGAGGGCGACGAGGTGCGTCCGGTGCTGATCGACTCGGACGAGGGGCTGTCCATCGTCCGGCACTCGGCGGCCCACGTCACCGCCCAGGCGCTCCAGCAGGTCTTTCCCGAGGCGAAGCTCGGCATCGGCCCGCCCATCACCGACGGCTTCTACTACGACTTCAACGTCGACCCGCTGACCCCCGACGACCTGAAGACGATCGAGAAGAAGATGCAGGCGATCATCAAGGAGCGCCAGCGGTTCGTCCGCCGCATCGTGACCGAGCAGGAGGCCCTCGCCGAGGAGGCCGCGGAGCCCTACAAGCTGGAACTCATCGCCGACAAGGGTGGTGCGTCCGCGGCCGACGGAAGCTCGGTCGAGGTCGGGGGTGCGGAACTCACGATGTACGACAACGTACGCCGCGACGGCTCGGTGGCCTGGAAGGACCTGTGCCGGGGACCGCACGTGCCGCACACCGGCTACATCAACGCCGTCGCGCTCACCAAGACCTCGGCGGCCTACTGGCGGGGTGACCAGCACAACGACATGCTCCAGCGCGTCTACGGCACAGCCTGGCCCACCCGCGACGAGCTGAAGGCCTACCAGACCCGCATGGAGGAGGCCGCCAAGCGCGACCATCGCAAGCTGGGCGCCGAGCTCGACCTGTTCAGCTTCCCCGACGAGATCGGCTCGGGCCTGGTGGTGTTCCATCCCAAGGGTGGCATCATCCGCATGGAGATGGAGGAGTACAGCCGCCGCCGCCATGTCGAGGCCGGCTACTCCTTCGTCAACACGCCGCACATCACCAAGAAGCAGCTGTTCGAGACCTCACGGCACCTCGAGTGGTACGCCGACGGCATGTATCCGCCGATGCGCCTGGACGAGGAGCGCGACGAGCAGGGTCACATCACCCGGCAAGGGCAGGACTACTACCTCAAGCCGATGAACTGCCCGATGCACAACCTGATCTACCGCTCGCGCGGCCGCTCCTACCGCGACCTGCCGCTGCGGCTGTTCGAGTTCGGCAGCGTCTACCGCTACGAGAAATCGGGGGTCGTCCACGGGCTCACCCGGGCGCGTGGCTTCACGCAGGACGACGCACACATCTACACCACCCGCGAGCAGATGAAGGACGAACTGGCCCGCCTGCTGACCTTCGTCCTCGACCTGCTGCGCGACTACGGCCTCGACGAGTTCTACCTGGAGCTGTCGACCCGCGACCCCAACAAGTCGGTGGGCGACGAGGCGACCTGGGAGGAGGCGACCCGCACTCTGGAGGAGGTCGCCACCGCCTCGGGGCTCGACCTGGTGCCCGACCCGGGCGGTGCCGCGTTCTACGGCCCGAAGATCTCGGTACAGGCCAAGGACGCCATCGGGCGCACCTGGCAGCTGTCCACGATCCAGCTCGACTTCTTCGAGCCCGAGTTGTTCGAGCTGGAGTACACGGCCTCCGACGGCTCCCGGCAGCGTCCCGTCATGATCCACAGGGCGCTGTTCGGGTCGATCGAACGGTTCTTCGGCGTCCTGGTCGAGCACTACGCCGGCGCGTTCCCGGTGTGGCTGTCGCCGGTGCAGGTGGTGGGCATCCCGGTGGCCGCGGCCTTCAACGACTACCTGCGCTCGGTGCTCGACAAGCTCGCCGCCAGGGGCGTGCGGGTCGAACTGGACGCATCGGACGATCGCATGCAGAAGAAGATCCGCACGGCCCAGAAGCAGAAGGTACCGTTCATGCTGATCGCGGGCGGGGACGACGAGCAGGCCGGTGCGGTCTCCTTCCGCTTCCGTGACGGAACCCAGCGCAACGGGGTCCCGGTGGACGAGGCGGTCGCCTTCGTCGCCGACTGGGTCGCCTCGCGGCGCAACGACGACCCGAGCGCCGTGGACGATTCGAGGGCGGTGGAATGA